One segment of Salvia splendens isolate huo1 chromosome 20, SspV2, whole genome shotgun sequence DNA contains the following:
- the LOC121782290 gene encoding golgin candidate 5-like isoform X1, which produces MAWFSGKVSLGNLDFAGAVNKLSESVKNIEKNFDSALGLEEKSDADAAAAAAAAPSDSEASGLWPSATDRKALFEPIIGLMGQRSDEDTVESSDMSDTLDPTSSVKEKQVEDDNSVNQVSEVITGGEEVKEELRNAEVETGPEEEIKDTSGEAKENTASDHSEDEVVSPPILVEASEQKSEEEHTESTSNLQEEERLEVLPTSSETLQPGSTDNLQEEKGSEDISYTLSESLQPEAVSPGDTVGASASLSINDATSFSKSIDDENAKSQDVEDVFPAQTLDGSPQGPDESRETHVTDVPVSTIETEDSSTDNLPGLQYNEVEASKAASDLVTPLNDAISDSVELEQVLEKDTDVKERMSSASNSSNNADSVAEHDKVMKEMKMMEAALHGAARQAQAKADEIARLMNENEQLKTVIDELKRKTNEAEIESLREEYHQRVAVLERKVYALTRERDTLRREQNKKSDAAALLKEKDEIINQVMAEGEQLSKKQAAQEGHIRKLRAQIRELEEEKKGFLTKIQVEENTVESLKRDKAETENLLQETVEKHQAELAAQKDYYTNALTGAKEAVTLAEARANTEARTELESHLREAEERESMLVQTLEGLRQTLTRTEQQAVFREDMLRKDIEDLQKRYQASERRCEELITQVPDSTRPLLRQIEAMQETASRRAEAWAAVERSLNSRLQEAEANAAAAEEKERSISERLTQTLSRINVLEAQISCLRAEQTQLTRSLEKERHKAAEHRQEYLALKEEADTNESRANQLEEELKELRRKHKEELHDALMHQELLQQELDREKAARLDQERAARVQSSTVPDQIPITRQKSAAFDSAGNLTRKISSASSLGSMEEGFFLQTTLGSSETFSENRSVGDGAVSPYYMKSVTSNTFEAALRQKEGELASYASRLASLESIRDSLAEELVKLTAECEKLRTEAATLPGIRAELEALRRRHSAALELMGERDEELEELRADIVDLKEMYREQVNMLVNKIHILSSSMAAP; this is translated from the exons ATGGCGTGGTTCAGTGGGAAAGTTTCGTTGGGGAACTTGGATTTTGCCGGGGCGGTGAATAAGCTGAGTGAAAGTGTGAAGAACATCGAGAAGAACTTCGATAGTGCGCTTGGACTCGAGGAGAAATCGGATGCTGATGCTGCCGCTGCAGCTGCAGCTGCTCCTAGTGACAGTGAGG CATCAGGACTATGGCCTTCAGCTACTGACAGGAAGGCATTGTTCGAACCTATTATTGGGTTGATGGGTCAGAGAAGTGATGAAGATACTGTCGAGTCATCAGATATGTCTGACACTTTAGATCCTACATCCTCTGTCAAGGAAAAACAAGTTGAGGATGACAACTCAGTTAATCAAGTGAGTGAAGTAATTACTGGAGGAGAAGAAGTAAAGGAAGAATTGAGAAATGCAGAAGTGGAAACAGGACCTGAAGAGGAAATAAAGGATACCAGTGGTGAGGCAAAAGAGAATACTGCTTCTGACCACAGTGAAGATGAAGTGGTTTCACCTCCGATTCTTGTTGAAGCTTCTGAACAAAAATCTGAAGAGGAGCATACAGAATCTACAAGCAACCTTCAAGAGGAGGAGAGGTTAGAAGTACTTCCTACGTCGTCAGAGACTCTGCAACCTGGATCCACTGACAATCTTCAGGAGGAGAAGGGGTCAGAAGACATATCTTATACATTGTCGGAGTCACTACAACCAGAAGCTGTAAGTCCTGGAGATACTGTAGGAGCCAGTGCTTCCCTTTCTATTAATGATGCTACTAGTTTTTCTAAGAGCATAGATGATGAAAATGCCAAAAGTCAAGACGTTGAAGATGTTTTTCCAGCCCAAACACTTGATGGTTCTCCTCAAGGCCCAGATGAAAGCAGAGAAACACATGTCACAGATGTTCCTGTTAGCACCATAGAAACAGAAGATAGTTCTACTGACAATCTTCCTGGTTTACAATATAATGAGGTGGAGGCTTCAAAAGCAGCCTCAGATTTGGTCACACCTCTCAATGATGCAATCTCTGATTCAGTTGAGCTAGAGCAGGTCTTGGAAAAAGATACAGATGTAAAGGAACGGATGAGTTCTGCAAGCAACTCATCTAATAATGCGGATTCTGTGGCTGAACACGATAAAGTGATGAAGGAAATGAAAATGATGGAAGCTGCATTGCATGGAGCTGCTAGACAAGCTCAG GCCAAGGCTGATGAAATTGCAAGGTTGATGAATGAAAACGAGCAGCTTAAAACTGTAATTGATGAATTGAAG AGAAAAacaaatgaagctgaaattgaATCTCTACGAGAGGAGTATCATCAAAGGGTGGCAGTACTtgagagaaag GTTTATGCTCTCACTAGGGAAAGGGATACACTGCGCAGAgaacaaaataagaaaagtGATGCTGCAGCTCTTCTGAAAGAAAAGGATGAAATAATCAACCAAGTGATGGCCGAAG GTGAACAGCTCTCAAAAAAGCAAGCTGCTCAGGAAGGTCATATCAGAAAGTTGAGGGCACAG ATCAGAGAGCTTGAGGAAGAGAAGAAAGGATTCCTTACGAAGATACAG GTTGAAGAGAATACAGTAGAGAGCTTGAAAAGAGACAAGGCAGAAACTGAAAATTTGCTTCAAGAAACTGTAGAAAAACATCAAGCTGAACTTGCAGCTCAAAAAGACTACTACACTAATGCTCTTACTGGAGCAAAAGAAGCTGTAACTTTAGCAGAGGCACGTGCAAATACTGAAGCGAGAACTGAACTAGAAAGTCATCTAAGAGAGGCTGAGGAGCGTGAAAGTATGTTAGTTCAAACTCTTGAAGGATTAAGGCAAACACTGACCAGAACGGAGCAGCAG GCAGTTTTTAGAGAAGATATGCTTCGTAAGGATATTGAAGATCTTCAAAAGCGATATCAA GCTAGTGAACGTAGGTGCGAGGAGTTAATAACTCAAGTTCCCGACTCTACCAGACCTCTTTTAAGGCAGATTGAAGCAATGCAG GAAACAGCCTCCAGAAGGGCTGAAGCATGGGCTGCTGTAGAGAGATCTCTAAACTCACGACTTCAG GAAGCAGAGGCAAATGCTGCTGCTGCAGAGGAAAAGGAGCGTTCTATCAGTGAACGTTTAACTCAGACTTTATCTCGAATAAACGTACTTGAAGCTCAG ATATCATGCCTTAGAGCTGAGCAGACACAGCTGACAAGATCTCTTGAAAAGGAGAGACATAAAGCAGCTGAACATAGGCAGGAATATCTTGCTTTGAAGGAGGAAGCTGACACCAATGAAAGTCGTGCGAATCAGCTCGAAGAAGAACTGAAAGAACTGAGGAGAAAACATAAGGAGGAGTTGCATGATGCACTGATGCATCAAGAGCTTCTTCAACAG GAACTGGACCGGGAAAAGGCTGCTCGTTTGGATCAGGAAAGGGCTGCCCGAGTTCAGTCTTCTACTGTACCTGATCAAATTCCCATAACTAGGCAGAAGTCAGCTGCATTTGATAGTG CAGGTAACTTGACTCGTAAGATTTCGAGTGCAAGCAGCTTGGGCAGTATGGAAGAAGGTTTTTTCTTGCAGACAACTTTGGGCTCATCAGAAACTTTTTCTGAAAATAGAAGTGTTGGGGATGGTGCTGTGAGTCCATATTATATGAAGAGTGTGACATCTAACACATTTGAAGCTGCCCTTCGTCAAAAGGAGGGAGAACTTGCATCTTATGCTTCAAGATTG GCTTCTTTGGAATCCATTCGTGACTCGCTTGCAGAAGAATTAGTCAAACTGACAGCAGAG TGTGAAAAGTTACGGACAGAAGCTGCTACACTACCAGGAATACGAGCAGAATTAGAAGCACTTAGAAGGAGACACTCAGCTGCTCTGGAGTTGATGGGAGAACGCGATGAGGAG TTGGAAGAACTCCGTGCCGATATTGTTGATCTAAAGGAGATGTACAGAGAGCAAGTAAACATGCTAGTGAATAAG ATTCACATACTAAGTTCATCAATGGCTGCTCCATGA
- the LOC121782290 gene encoding golgin candidate 5-like isoform X5, which translates to MAWFSGKVSLGNLDFAGAVNKLSESVKNIEKNFDSALGLEEKSDADAAAAAAAAPSDSEASGLWPSATDRKALFEPIIGLMGQRSDEDTVESSDMSDTLDPTSSVKEKQVEDDNSVNQVSEVITGGEEVKEELRNAEVETGPEEEIKDTSGEAKENTASDHSEDEVVSPPILVEASEQKSEEEHTESTSNLQEEERLEVLPTSSETLQPGSTDNLQEEKGSEDISYTLSESLQPEAVSPGDTVGASASLSINDATSFSKSIDDENAKSQDVEDVFPAQTLDGSPQGPDESRETHVTDVPVSTIETEDSSTDNLPGLQYNEVEASKAASDLVTPLNDAISDSVELEQVLEKDTDVKERMSSASNSSNNADSVAEHDKVMKEMKMMEAALHGAARQAQAKADEIARLMNENEQLKTVIDELKRKTNEAEIESLREEYHQRVAVLERKVYALTRERDTLRREQNKKSDAAALLKEKDEIINQVMAEGEQLSKKQAAQEGHIRKLRAQIRELEEEKKGFLTKIQVEENTVESLKRDKAETENLLQETVEKHQAELAAQKDYYTNALTGAKEAVTLAEARANTEARTELESHLREAEERESMLVQTLEGLRQTLTRTEQQAVFREDMLRKDIEDLQKRYQASERRCEELITQVPDSTRPLLRQIEAMQETASRRAEAWAAVERSLNSRLQEAEANAAAAEEKERSISERLTQTLSRINVLEAQISCLRAEQTQLTRSLEKERHKAAEHRQEYLALKEEADTNESRANQLEEELKELRRKHKEELHDALMHQELLQQELDREKAARLDQERAARVQSSTVPDQIPITRQKSAAFDSAGNLTRKISSASSLGSMEEGFFLQTTLGSSETFSENRSVGDGAVSPYYMKSVTSNTFEAALRQKEGELASYASRLASLESIRDSLAEELVKLTAECEKLRTEAATLPGIRAELEALRRRHSAALELMGERDEELEELRADIVDLKEMYREQVNMLVNKVK; encoded by the exons ATGGCGTGGTTCAGTGGGAAAGTTTCGTTGGGGAACTTGGATTTTGCCGGGGCGGTGAATAAGCTGAGTGAAAGTGTGAAGAACATCGAGAAGAACTTCGATAGTGCGCTTGGACTCGAGGAGAAATCGGATGCTGATGCTGCCGCTGCAGCTGCAGCTGCTCCTAGTGACAGTGAGG CATCAGGACTATGGCCTTCAGCTACTGACAGGAAGGCATTGTTCGAACCTATTATTGGGTTGATGGGTCAGAGAAGTGATGAAGATACTGTCGAGTCATCAGATATGTCTGACACTTTAGATCCTACATCCTCTGTCAAGGAAAAACAAGTTGAGGATGACAACTCAGTTAATCAAGTGAGTGAAGTAATTACTGGAGGAGAAGAAGTAAAGGAAGAATTGAGAAATGCAGAAGTGGAAACAGGACCTGAAGAGGAAATAAAGGATACCAGTGGTGAGGCAAAAGAGAATACTGCTTCTGACCACAGTGAAGATGAAGTGGTTTCACCTCCGATTCTTGTTGAAGCTTCTGAACAAAAATCTGAAGAGGAGCATACAGAATCTACAAGCAACCTTCAAGAGGAGGAGAGGTTAGAAGTACTTCCTACGTCGTCAGAGACTCTGCAACCTGGATCCACTGACAATCTTCAGGAGGAGAAGGGGTCAGAAGACATATCTTATACATTGTCGGAGTCACTACAACCAGAAGCTGTAAGTCCTGGAGATACTGTAGGAGCCAGTGCTTCCCTTTCTATTAATGATGCTACTAGTTTTTCTAAGAGCATAGATGATGAAAATGCCAAAAGTCAAGACGTTGAAGATGTTTTTCCAGCCCAAACACTTGATGGTTCTCCTCAAGGCCCAGATGAAAGCAGAGAAACACATGTCACAGATGTTCCTGTTAGCACCATAGAAACAGAAGATAGTTCTACTGACAATCTTCCTGGTTTACAATATAATGAGGTGGAGGCTTCAAAAGCAGCCTCAGATTTGGTCACACCTCTCAATGATGCAATCTCTGATTCAGTTGAGCTAGAGCAGGTCTTGGAAAAAGATACAGATGTAAAGGAACGGATGAGTTCTGCAAGCAACTCATCTAATAATGCGGATTCTGTGGCTGAACACGATAAAGTGATGAAGGAAATGAAAATGATGGAAGCTGCATTGCATGGAGCTGCTAGACAAGCTCAG GCCAAGGCTGATGAAATTGCAAGGTTGATGAATGAAAACGAGCAGCTTAAAACTGTAATTGATGAATTGAAG AGAAAAacaaatgaagctgaaattgaATCTCTACGAGAGGAGTATCATCAAAGGGTGGCAGTACTtgagagaaag GTTTATGCTCTCACTAGGGAAAGGGATACACTGCGCAGAgaacaaaataagaaaagtGATGCTGCAGCTCTTCTGAAAGAAAAGGATGAAATAATCAACCAAGTGATGGCCGAAG GTGAACAGCTCTCAAAAAAGCAAGCTGCTCAGGAAGGTCATATCAGAAAGTTGAGGGCACAG ATCAGAGAGCTTGAGGAAGAGAAGAAAGGATTCCTTACGAAGATACAG GTTGAAGAGAATACAGTAGAGAGCTTGAAAAGAGACAAGGCAGAAACTGAAAATTTGCTTCAAGAAACTGTAGAAAAACATCAAGCTGAACTTGCAGCTCAAAAAGACTACTACACTAATGCTCTTACTGGAGCAAAAGAAGCTGTAACTTTAGCAGAGGCACGTGCAAATACTGAAGCGAGAACTGAACTAGAAAGTCATCTAAGAGAGGCTGAGGAGCGTGAAAGTATGTTAGTTCAAACTCTTGAAGGATTAAGGCAAACACTGACCAGAACGGAGCAGCAG GCAGTTTTTAGAGAAGATATGCTTCGTAAGGATATTGAAGATCTTCAAAAGCGATATCAA GCTAGTGAACGTAGGTGCGAGGAGTTAATAACTCAAGTTCCCGACTCTACCAGACCTCTTTTAAGGCAGATTGAAGCAATGCAG GAAACAGCCTCCAGAAGGGCTGAAGCATGGGCTGCTGTAGAGAGATCTCTAAACTCACGACTTCAG GAAGCAGAGGCAAATGCTGCTGCTGCAGAGGAAAAGGAGCGTTCTATCAGTGAACGTTTAACTCAGACTTTATCTCGAATAAACGTACTTGAAGCTCAG ATATCATGCCTTAGAGCTGAGCAGACACAGCTGACAAGATCTCTTGAAAAGGAGAGACATAAAGCAGCTGAACATAGGCAGGAATATCTTGCTTTGAAGGAGGAAGCTGACACCAATGAAAGTCGTGCGAATCAGCTCGAAGAAGAACTGAAAGAACTGAGGAGAAAACATAAGGAGGAGTTGCATGATGCACTGATGCATCAAGAGCTTCTTCAACAG GAACTGGACCGGGAAAAGGCTGCTCGTTTGGATCAGGAAAGGGCTGCCCGAGTTCAGTCTTCTACTGTACCTGATCAAATTCCCATAACTAGGCAGAAGTCAGCTGCATTTGATAGTG CAGGTAACTTGACTCGTAAGATTTCGAGTGCAAGCAGCTTGGGCAGTATGGAAGAAGGTTTTTTCTTGCAGACAACTTTGGGCTCATCAGAAACTTTTTCTGAAAATAGAAGTGTTGGGGATGGTGCTGTGAGTCCATATTATATGAAGAGTGTGACATCTAACACATTTGAAGCTGCCCTTCGTCAAAAGGAGGGAGAACTTGCATCTTATGCTTCAAGATTG GCTTCTTTGGAATCCATTCGTGACTCGCTTGCAGAAGAATTAGTCAAACTGACAGCAGAG TGTGAAAAGTTACGGACAGAAGCTGCTACACTACCAGGAATACGAGCAGAATTAGAAGCACTTAGAAGGAGACACTCAGCTGCTCTGGAGTTGATGGGAGAACGCGATGAGGAG TTGGAAGAACTCCGTGCCGATATTGTTGATCTAAAGGAGATGTACAGAGAGCAAGTAAACATGCTAGTGAATAAGGTAAAATGA